The stretch of DNA GTCGGAAACGAGGGGTGCGTCCAAACTATCGTGAAGTCAACGTACGTCAGAAACGACGGAAATGCGGGGTGGGGCGTGCGGAAACGACGGAAACGAGGGGGGTCAAAACGTCGACGGGAACACGGGGGTCACAGCTGGTGGACTATAGCTATCGCTCGACTCTTTTCAAAAAAATGTTGTGCTCGAGATTCGTGCCATCTCCGTCGACGATGGCGTTGTCTATTCCTGACTACCGTTGTGTTAGTCGAGATCGACGTACTGACTCTCCCAATCTCGGCGGGCTTCGAGCTCTCGCGTTCCGCGACGGGTAACCGAGTAGACGTTGGTCCGTCGGTCCTTGGTGCCCTTCTCGACGAGACCCTTGTCGACGAGCGTATCTAGATTCGGGTAGAGACGGCCGTGATGGATCTCTTTCTCGTAGTAATCCTCGAGTTCTTCTTTGATCGCCAGTCCGTGTGGATCATCCTGTCCGGCAATGACGTACAACAGGTCTCGCTGAAACCCTGTAAGATCGTACATATGGTATCATGCTCGCTCCTATTATATAAAATACCAGTTACGTTCACGTCGCGGAAAACCGACAAGAATATTTCACATCGGCTTTCAGGCACGCTCGGACAGATTCGAACGGGTCGGAATCAGCCACGACAGTGGTGTGCAGTCCGATCTCGTTACAACGTTTCGCCTACGGCATCGGTTCACGCATCGATCCGATGTCCGCAGATCTCGTCCGCAGAACCGCTGACAGGAAACGAGTTCTTCGCCTGTCGAAGACGTTACAAACCTCACGCCACCCGCTCACGTAGTTCCGCCTTCGAGAGCGGATCGATCGCTACGCGCTCGTCATCCGCAGTGTAGAAGATCGAGATCGTTACCTCTCGATTGCTGAACCACTCCTCGAGAACGTGGTAGTAGACGCTGAGCTGGACGCGATACTCCGATTCGGCGCGACGGCTACGATCCGTTTTGAAGTCGATGATCTCGGCCGTCTCGTCGGTCAGATGCACCAGATCGACGATCCCCGACAGCGTGACTCGTTCGCCGCCGACCTCGAGCGGCAGATACGCTCGTTCTTCGACCGTAAGCTCTCCCGACAGCCCATCGAGAAACGATGCGACGTGTCTCTCGTCGTCACTGTCGGGTGTCACGTTCCTCCCGAGGACGTAGTCCTCGGCAAACTCGTGAACTCGGGAACCGAAGTCCATCCCTCTCCCCCCTCCACCGCCACCCGATTCGTAGACGCTGTCGTCCATGAGCGAGTGCGGCGAATACCCCGTTGGTCCGTCGGGCTGTGGGATATCGACGCTGAGTCGCGTTTGGCTCGTCTCGACTCCGTCCACCGTCGAGACGGCCGGTTCGAGCGATTCGATCTCGACCGGTAACGCCTCGAGGAACGAGTTCGGTTCTGTTCCCGCGCCGAACAGGAGGTGATCCTTCGCTCGAGTCATCGCGACGTAGAGAAGTCGGCGCTCCTCGTCGTACTCCGTCGGCTGGCAGTTCCGCAGAACGTCGGTGCGCCAGTTGTCGTAGACGTGTGGCTTACCGTGCGCGTCGGCATAGCATTTCTTCTGACGAATTCCGGTGATCTCCGAGTAGGTGATCGACCCGCCACGGCCGCCGGAGGGCGGGAACGCACCGCTGTTCATGTTTCCGAGAATCACGATGGGATGCTCGAGGCCCTTGACGGAGTGAATCGTCTGGACGGTGACCGCGTCGATACCAGCCGGGGCCTGTACCTCTTGGGTGTAGCCGTTCTCGATTCCGCGTTCGACGATCCGGATCAGATCTCCCCGCGTCATCGTGGTCGTGCTGTGGATCGACTGGATCGTCGTGAGGACCACGTCGGCCGTCGCTCCATCGTAGCCGTAGCGGTCAAACACGCGCCGACCGACTGCGGTGTGGGTCTCGAGTGCCGATAGTTCGGATCGGAACGACTCCATCTCCTCGGGATACGCCTCGTGCTCGAGGATGTGATCGATCTCGTCGAGCGTGTAGCCAGCACGCTCCAGCACGACCGCCCACCCCCGCTCGGCCGTCGAGCCGTCCTCGAGAATTCGCAACCAGGCCAGCAGTAGTTTCGCCTGGTCGGTTCGGAAGAGTTCGATCCCCCCTTCGTAGGCTATCGGGAACTCGTACGCCTCCGCAGTGGCCAACAGTTCGCGACCGAAATCACGGGTTCGCGTGAGCACGGCGATGTCGTCGTACGTGGGAGTTCGAAGTTCGCCCTCGTCCTCGACGGCGTACTCGTCGTTGCCGACGACGTCCTGTATCTTCGTGAGGATCGCCTCGTGTTCCTCGGCATGGTGAAACGCCTCGATTCGCGAGTGATCGCGGTCGGTGTTCGAGAACAGTGAGACGACTCGCTCCAGAATCGCCTCTCGGTCGATCGACTCGCGACTGGTTCCGGGTGCCACGAGCGCGTGCTCGGAGAAGTCGAGAATCGACTGCGTCGACCGATAGTTCCGCTCGAGTTCGATCGTCGTGACGGGTTCGAGTGGGAACGACACCCGCTCGGCGTCGTCGTTCAGTTCCGCGGCGAAACGTTCGAGCCGCGACTCGAACTCGGTGATGTTCTCGATCTCGGCGTCCTGGAACGAGTAGATGCTCTGTTTCCAGTCGCCGACGACGCAGAGATTGCCCGTCCCCGAGAGGAGCAGGGCGAGCTTGAACTGGATCTCGCTCGAGTCCTGGAACTCGTCGATCATCACGTACTCGGACGCCAGCGACTCCCGGAGCGCGCCGTCCTCACAGCACAGCACGAACGCAAACAGCTGCAGGAACGAGAAGTTTAGATAGTTTCGCGAGAGTGCGAACTCGAGGTAGCCGAAGTAGACATCGTGGACGAACTCGATGAGGTGGTCGCGGTCCTCGACGAAGGCCCGTTCGGCGACGTCCTCGGGGACGGTCTTCGAGCCGTACTCGCCTCGCAGTTCGTTCCGGTCGGGTGCCTCCGGAAGATAGCACTTGTTCGATCCGTATCGGCCGAGACTCGAACGGAGTTTCGACTGCTTCGACCCGTCGTTTCGCGGCTGATTCAGTTCGTCGAACGCCGCCTCGAACGCGTCGAAGTCCCCCTCGAGGTCATCTTTGGAGTCGCGATACCACCCGTCGGCCGTCGGAAAGATCCCCTTCGACGCGAGGGTGTTGACGAGATCGAGTAGCTCCGTCGGCTCGGAAAGACAGCGAAGCAGGTTGGCGTACTCGTCGTGGTCGTCGCTGAACCGATCGACGAACTCGCGGAAGTGCTCTCGTTCGATGGTCTCGTTCTCGAGGACCCGCGTTGAGCCGGTGATCGAATCGTCGATACCGAGATAGGTGGGTGCGTGGAAGCCGTGCTGATCCAGAATGTCGTTACACAGGCTGTGAAACGTTTGAATCGGAGCGTCGTGTAGCGCCCGCATGTCGTAGTCGCAGTTGGCGACGATGCGATCTTTCATCTCCGTCGCCGCATTGCGCGTGAACGTGATCAGCAACACGTCGTCGGGTTCGACGTCGTCCTGGGCGACGATGTTCGCGTACCGTCGGGTCACCGTGAACGTCTTCCCGGTCCCGGCGCCGGCGTCGACGAGGCAGAGGCCGTCCGTCCGATCGATGAGTTCTTGTTGGCTCTCGTTCGGCGATGTCATCGACTCACCTCCGCACCCTCGTTTCCTTCAGACGGTTCGGTTCGTTCGGGATCTTCGGTTTCAAGAGCCTCTTCGGTGACTACCGGCGGCGAATCCTCTCTCGAGCGGTCTCGAGCCGACCGCGGCTCGGTCAACAGCAGATCGCGGTTGTCCACGTAGCGGTAGTTCGGCTCGCCCGCACGGCCGTCGATCGGGAATCGGCTCTCGCCGCGTCGATAGCGGTTCAACGCCGCGAGTTGGTCGTCGACGAAGCGTTCGAACTCGTCGAGGTCTGCCACGAAGTAGCCCTCCGTTCGGTAGCCACACAGGTGTCTGAATGCCTGCAGACACCCGTTTTTGACGTATTTGTAGTCGCCGACGTCGTCGACCATCCGTTCAACGAGCGCCTCGCCGAACGGTGAATCTGCCATCTCGTCTGCATCCCGTGTTCGGGGAACGTCGTGGGCGTCGAACGCCGTCAGATACGCTTCGTAGCTGCTCTTCGAGAACGTCTTGTTGCAGTCGTTTGCGGCGTCTTCTCGGAGTTCGTCGAAGACGGCGCGGGATTGCACGAACTCGTCGAACGCGACGGGGTTGTACGTCACCGTCGTCAGGCAGTCCTCGAGGGAGGCGTCTCCGGCGACGACGTCGTCGATCGTCTCGAGGAAGTGAAAGAACGTGAACTCGAGGCGCTCGTCGGGCCGCTGGCGTCGCCAGTAGGCGAGATAACACAGCGCCTGAAAATTCGGCTTGTCGCTCGGCTCGTCGATCGAGGCGTGTTTCGTCACCCGCGAGGCGGAGTTCTTGTTCCCGCTCTTGAAATCGACCAGTGTCGTCGGCGACTGGATCATGTCGATCTTCCCCTTGAGTCGGATCTCCTCGTCCTCGAACCAGCGTTCGGTCACCGGCGAGTCAACCGCTCGATCGAAGTACTCGGCGAAGAAGTTCGTTCCCCGGCCGCTCGAGGGAGTCAGGAACGTCGGCTCCGACGGGGGGTTTTCCTCGAGATACTCGCGAATCGTCTCGAGACCGATTCGGTATCGCGTTCGCCGCGTTGGGAGGTCGACGCGCCGGTGGAACGCGCGGGTTTCCTCGATCATGACGTCGACGACCTCCGAAATGCGCTCGTCGTCGACGAATTCCGGATGGTTGACGACGAACTCGGCGAAGTCGTGGAAGAGATTCCCTTCGGCGAAGTAGTCCCTGTCCGCAGTCTCGACGAGTCGCCCGAAGAAGTAGTCTCGCGGGGAGTTTGCGTACGCGTTAAGACTGGACTGGCTGATCGTCCCGACATGTTCGGGTTCGACCGCATCGCTCAGCGGCTCCGTCCCGAACCCGTCACCGGTCGTCCGCCTCGCCCGCGTATGGCGGATCGACTCGAGATCGCTGAATCGCTCGAACTCGTCCTCGAGCAGCGCTTCGAAGTACAGACACGGCGTGACAGGCGAGCCACCGGCGGTATCCTGCACGAGATAATACTGCTCGACGCCGCTCTGCAGGAGCGACTGAAAACCGTCGATGTTTCGGTCGTACTCCTCGTCGCGGTCGACCCACGGCCGCTTCGGCGAGTCGTGCGTCCAGCTTTCGTCGAGCCCCAGATAGAAGACGACCGGTCGGTCGACGAACGAGGCCGATTTCGCGTCGGCCAGCAGGACGCCCTCGTTCTCCCGGTCGATCGGCACCTCGTAGGTCTCGAGATAGAAGGCGAGCCGATCGGTCGCCGCTGCAGTGATCGGCTCCTCGAGGAGACCCAACGCCTGGAGTTCATCGCGGAACGCCTCGAGCGTCCGTCCCGTCCGGTCTTCGTACGCGCACAGCGCGTCCGCGAACGTGAGCGAGTCCGCTCGAGCGATAAACTCGCGGAGCCAGTCGGTTTCGGGATCGTCGATCTCGGCGAGACGCTTCTCGTCGTGTTCGACGGGTACCGTCGCCCCGAGACACGACAGTAACGGTTTCACGGACCGAACACGAGTGTCGGAGCCGGCGGTCGTACAGCGAAGCAGTTGCACGAACGCCCGATGATCCCGGTCGTCCGTGAAGCCCGGACCGCCGTAGTACGGAATATCGGCAGCTTCGAGGGCTGATTCGACGAGCGGCGAGTACTCGCTGCTCCCGTCGAGAACGATCCCGATCTCCTCGGCGTTGTCGTGCGTAACGGTGTCGAGAACGGCGTCGACGATCGCCGCGGACGACTCGAAGATTCGAAACGGCGATATCTCGAAGGCGTCCCCGGTGAACCGGTCGATCGAGTCGTACTCGTCGGGGAGAATCGATCGCTCGAGGTTCGTCAGTTGGCGTTCGCCGACGACCGCGACCGACTCGGCTGTCCGGTCGTCGATCCGGTACTCCGTCAGGAGACGCGAGGACGTTTGCAGCGAGTCGACGATTTCGACGACGGCTCTGGTCGCCGGCGTCTCGAACGTCTCGTACTCGAGGATCGCGTCGGCGCTTCCCCGATACTCCCAGCACTGAAGCACGTTCCCGACCGTATAGGAGGTTTCCTTCCAGCGCAGATCTGTTTCGTCGATCACCTCGAGAAATGCGGTCCGGTCCTCTGCGGTCTCCCGCCGTCGTGTCGCGAGTCGTCGCGGCGTGATCGCAAACGGGCCGAAGTGTGGTCGCTCGAGACGACGATTGAGCGCGTCCGCGAGCGGCGAATCGGGGACGACCACGAGGTCGTATGCGGCGACCTCGCGATACAGTCGATCGATAGATTTCGACTGTGTGACTGTCATACGAACTTGCTCGGATCCAATGACAAGAAGATTGTGTATCAACCCGTCTGGTAGATTCGCAGTCCGCTCGGCGAACAGGTCGTTACTCGCCTCCGGTGGTTTCGTCGTCCTCGAGCGGTCGCAGCGCCTGGCGGATCGCAGCAACCCGCTCGTCTCGCCGTCCCGTGATCTCGTCTGGATCGTGATCGTACTCGAAGAACCCGGCACCGGCTTCGATCCCCGTCCGCCCCTCGTCGATCCGCCGATCGTACAGCGGATTCGCCTCGTCCCGATCCGTGAGGTCCGGATAGATGTCGTTCGCACTCGTCTGAAACAGCTCTAATCCGGCAATGTCGACGGTCTCGAGCGGTCCGATTGCGGCGGTCCGGGTCGCGTATCCATCACGAATCGCGCGGTTGACGTCCTCGGCGGACGCGATGCCCTCTTCGACGATGTGGAGACACTCTCGGATGACGGCGTGTTGGACTCGGTTCCAGACGAATCCCGGAACGTCGCGGTCGACGGTGACTGGATCGCGGTCGACGGTTTCGAGAAACGCTCGGAGCCGGTCGACCGTTCGATCGCTCGTCTCTGCGCCGGCGATGACCTCGACCGGACGAAGGAGATACGGCGGATACCACCAGTGACAGCCGATGATGCGGTCCGCTGCCTCCGGGGCCCCGGCGGCGATTTTCGTGATCGGCAATCCGGACGTGTTCGAGGCCAGCACTGCGTTCGAATCGGCCTCATCAGCGAGCGCCCCGAATAGCTCCTGTTTGGCCTCCAGATCCTCCGAAATCGTCTCGAGAACGATATCGACGTCTTCGACTGCGGCCGCACGGTCGGTCGTATAGGTCACGTCCGTCTCGACCGCCGCCGGATCGATCTCCGCGAGATCTCGTTCGGCGAGGAAGGCTGCGGCGGACTGGGCTCGGTCTTGTGCTCGCTCGAGATTCGAGTCGCGGTGGTCGACGAGGGTGACGTGGTGCCCGGATCGGAGAAACTGGACGACGAAGCCGGTTCCCATCGAACCGGCACCGATGATCGTGACCGTTTTGGGGGGTTCCATGGCTGTCACTCTGTCCCAATCAATAAAAGTTCACGGTGGGACATGCGGCAGTGTTTGACGTGAGGTGGTGGGTAGTAACGGTATCTGACTCGTAATGGAGTTTCGGCTCATATTCAGCTTGAAATCTCCCTCAGGGTGTTGAAAATATACACTTAATATACTGTATATCTATCTGAAGTATTCCTCTCCAAACGGACCCGATCAGCGGAACGCCCACTACTATACTCAACTTTGTTCGAATAACTGCCATTCTCACTGGATCAAGTCCGATCAATCATCGAATAATTCGTCTGCTGTGCTCTGACTTAGTAATCGTTATCACGGTGGGTGCCAGTTTGTAAATCATATATGAGTACGGAGCAGTCAACTGGACTGAACGACAACGACAAATCTATCACGGGGTTCGTGATGATCTCGCACGCTGTCGTCCACACGTACGAGCTCTCGATTCCGATCTTGATGGTCATTTGGCTCGCTGATTTCGGTCTGAGTACGGCGATTCTCGGGACGGCCGTCGCGGTCGGGTACGGGTTGTACGGTATCGGTGCCCTCCCGGCCGGGGTGCTCGTCGACAAGTTCGGGTCTCGAGAACTGGTCTTGGTCTGTCTCGCTGGTATGGGCGGCTCGTTCCTCCTCTTGAGCGCGGCTCAGGGAATCGTCACGATCACGATTGCTATCTGCGTCTGGGGAATCGCAGCGAGCGTCTACCATCCGGCGGGACTGTCCCTGATCTCGACGGGCGTCGAACAGCGCGGCACCGGCTTCGCCTATCACGGGATGGCTGGGAACTTCGGCATCGCGTTCGGTCCGCTGCTAACCGCAGTGCTACTGTTGTTCTTCGACTGGCGTTACGTCACCGCCCTCCTAGTCGTTCCGGCCGTCATCGCTATCCTCTACGCGATGTCTGCTAGCTTCGACGAAACGGCCGCCGTACAGACGAAAACTGACGGCGGCGAGCCGACGGACGACGAGTCGATGTCGTTGTCGAAGTTCGTCACGGACAGTCGAGCGCTGTTTACGCTCGGGTTCAGTATCGCAATCGTCGTCGTCATGATGAACGGGCTCTTCTATCGAGGGACGCTGACGTTCCTTCCGGACGTCCTGAGCGACTTCGTTCCGAACGTCGCCGACCAACTCCAACTGTTCGATCCGGACAGTCCGATGGCCGAAGAGTTCAATCCGGCGTCCTACCTCTACGCCGGATTGCTGATGATCGGGATGGGCGGCCAGTACGTCGGCGGCAAGCTGACCGACCGAATCCGCACCGAAACCGGTCTCGCGGTCATCTTCGGCTCACTGGCCGTCGTCGCAGTCCTGTTCGTTCCGGCGGCCCAGGCCGGCGTCGTGCCGCTGCTCATCATCAGCGCACTGCTCGGATTTCTCCTGTTCTCGCTACAGCCGATGTATCAGGCGACGATCGCCGAGTACAGTCCTCCTGGCGATCGCGGGCTCTCGTACGGCTACACCTACCTCGGCGTCTTCGGCGTCGGTGCCACCGGTGCGGCCATCGCCGGCTACCTCCTCTCGGTCGTTACCGTCGGAATGACGTTCGTCGCGCTCGCAGTGTTCCCCGCGACGGGTGCCGTGCTGGCGATTCTGCTCTCGCGAACCGGCGATCGACGAGCGTAATCTGCCGAATAATTTTCTCAGATCTCCGAGGTCGAAACGTACTCGAAGGACGTGTCGATGCGCTCAAACCGGTCCGCGGCGAACGGCTCGATCGGAAATCCTGCGTCTGTACCGGTCAGTCGCTGGCGCACCGTTGGCCCCACTACGGGCGATGTCATGATCCCCAGCCCGTTGAATCCGGTCGCCACGAGTACCCCCGTCGGCGCGTTCTCGGGTGCATCGACGATCGGGCGCGTGTCCGGTGACGCGGCGTCGATCCCCGCCCAGCCGTTGACGAACCCGGCATCGCCGAAGCCGTCGATGAATTCGGGGACGGAATCCGCGATCTCGAGCCGAAACGACTCGTCCGCGTCTTTCGAGGCCGAAGCCGGAGTCTCGAGCGGGTGATGCCCGCCGCCGACCAACAAATCACCGTTGTGTTCCGGGCGGAAGTAGAGATGTTCGCTCTTGATACGGCCGAGTGGGAACTGCTCTGTGAGCGGTTCGTCGGGTTCGAGGACGATGACCTGCGTCCGATACGGCCGAATCGGAACGTCGACGCCGTCCGGCAACAGGTCCCGGGTACGCCAGCCGGCGGCGATCACGACGGCGTCCGCGTCGACGCGACCCATATCTGTTTCGACACTGACGACCGTTCCGTTCTCGACGTCGATATCCGTCACCTCGCTATCGAGTCGGAACTCGGCGCCGCGATCCTCCGCTGCCGACTGCAGAGCAGTTGCATAGGTGTACGGATCGACCCATCCGGTGTCCTCGTACAGAACCGCACCAGCGAACTCGTCGAAGTCGAACTCGGAATATCGCTCGGTCACCTCCTCAGTCCCGAGGAAGCTGACCGGGAACCCTTCGTCGGCGAGCCGTTGGGCGAGGGCTCGAGCGTCCGCGACTTCGTCGTCCGTCATAACGTCGATCCGATCACGCCTCGTAAATTCGAATCCGTGGGTGCCGTCGAACTCCCGAAAAAACGCGTTCGCGTGGCGTGCGATGTCCGGAACGTCGCTGTAGAACAGTGTTGGCGCGACGATCCCAGCGGAAAGGCCGGTCGCCTCAGCAGCCACCCCGGTCCGGTCGATAACTGTCACCTCGTGGTCTGCGGCGAGATTTCTGGCAGTGTGGCAGCCAGCGATGCCAGCGCCGACGATTACGACGTGCTCGAGTTCCCCGTCAGTCGTGCTCATGGAACATGATTATTCGAACGGCTACATACGCGTTTCGTCGGTCGAAAAGTATCGTCTCACGACCATTTGTCCGTCCTCCCGACGCTCCCACTGCCACCTTCGCTATCGGGAACACGACTGCCTACCGGTCGCCCTGACCTGCCCAACGGTCACCCACCGAACCGACGGTCCGACCATTTATCGGGGTGTGTGCGGTTATCGCTAGCATGTATTCCCGGACAGCAGTGACTGCTACGGGCCGGATGAACGCCTCGCCCCGAATCATCGACGCATTCGCGATCGAATCGAACCGCAGCCGTGGGACCCCAATCTCGCACGGGGAATCGTGACGATGGCGAAACGAGTCGGCATCGTCGGCGGCGGTGTGTACGGACTCTCGATCGCGTACTACTTGAGCGAGTTCGGCGACGACGATCTCGAGATCACGGCCTTCGAACGCGGTGCCCTCGCGAGCGAGACGACCGGCTACTCGGCCGGGATCGTTCGTCACCACTATACGAATCGGGTGCAGATCGAGACGGCGATTCGCGGCCGGGAACTGCTCGAGGGGTTCGAATCGGTCGCCGGCGGCGACGGCGGCTTCCGACAGAATGGCTATCTCGTCCTTACCGACGCCGATGGCGTAGACGAGTTCCGAGCGCTGGTCGACCGACAGCGACGCGCCGGCCTCGAGGTCGACCTCGTGGAGGCGACCGACCTCGAGTCGTTTCTCCCCGGAATCGATCCGGCGGGTGTCGCACTCGGCGCGTACGAGCCCCAGGCAGGCTTCGCCGACCCATATCTCGTCGCAACCGACTACGCGACTGGCGCTCGCGAGAACGGGGTCGAAATCCGCACCGCGACTCCGGTTACGGATCTTGTTACGGATGGAACGGCGGTAACAGCGGTCGAGACGTCCGAGGGGCGTGAGCCCGTCGACATCGTGGTCAACGCCGCGGGACCGTGGGGCCGGGAGATCGCGTCGATGGCCGGCGTCGACGTGCCGCTCGAGTGGTACGAGTCGAAAGTCGCCGTCCTGCGCGGCGACGAACCGTACGGCGTCGAAACCCCGACGCTCTCCGATCACTCGGAGTCGCCGGATATGTATCTCAAGCCCGAACCCGGCGGCGACGTCCTCGTCGGGGGGATCGATCGCCCGCCCGTCGATCGAGCGGCGGGTCTCCAGGGCGTCGACGAGTCGTTCCTCCGGGCGGTCGGCGACCGACTCGACTCTCGCCTTCCGACGTTCGCCGACGCGGCGGTCGTCGACTCCTGGTCAGGCGTGATCTCAGTGACGCCGGACTCTCACCAGATCGTCGGCGTTCCAACCGGCGTCGACAACCTCTACAACGCGCTCGGCGGCAGCGGCCACGGGTTCAAGGAGGCGCCGGCGTTCGGCGAGTCGATCGCGCTGTCAATTCTGGGTGAGGACCCGCGAATCGACCTCGAGGCGTACCGTCTCGAGCGCTTCGCGGACGGGGACGCGCTCTCGGGTGTGAGCGAGAAGTCCTATGGGGGCGACGAGTAGCCTCGTACACGGATTCCACTACATTCTTGACCCTCTCGCGTGAGTCGCAACTGAGACTGCCGGACTCGAGTGCCCCATCGACCGTGGCGTCGAGTCCGAGGGTCACCTCACCCGAACGATGATTCGCTGGCGCTACCGAGACACCGTCCTCGCACTCTGTACCCTCGCCTTTTTCGTGACCATGTTCGGCCGGCTGGCGATCAGCCCGGTCGTCCCGGCGATCACCGACGAGTTCGGCGTCTCGAACGCGGTCATCGGAGCGTCCCTGACGGGAATGTGGCTCGCGTACGGACTGGCGCAGTTCCCGAGCGGTGTGCTCGGTGATCGATACGGCGAACGGGGTATCATCCTCGTCGCACTCGGCGGGACTGCGGTCGCGTGTCTGCTCATCGCCGTCGCACCGCTGTTCTCGCTGTTCGTCCTCGCGACGGTGGTACTCGGCGCCGTCGCGGGGTTACACTACAGCGTCGCGACGACGCTGCTGTCGCGAATCCACGACAACGTCGGGATCGCGATCGGCATCCACAACTCCGGAGCGACCGTCGCGGGACTGATCGCCCCCGTCGCCGTCGCCTGGGTCGGCGTCACGTACGGCTGGCGGCCGGCCGTCGCCGTCACCGCCGCCGTCGGGATCCCGGCGTTCGTCCTCTTCGCCCTGTCGGTTCGACCGACCGAACCCCGCCGATCCGATCTGCCGCTGCGCGAACGCTTCAAACTCCGGTCGCTGCTCGAACTCCTCTCGCGTCCGGTGATCGCGTTCACCCTGTTCGTCGCCATCGTCGGCGAGTTCGTCTGGCAGGGGTCGGCCTCGTTCCTGCCGGTCTTTCTCATTGAGCACCGTGGCTACTCGACGACGGTCGCGGCGACGGGGTTCTCCGCGTACTTCGTCGCGCAGGGGATCGCACAGGTCGGCGTCGGTGCGGCCTCCGATCGGTTCGGCCGCGACCGAGCGACGGCCAGCTGTCTGCTCGTCGGTGCCGTCGGCCTCGTCGTACTCGTTTCCGGTCCCGGACTCGTCGGTGCCGCACTCGGCGTGATCCTCCTCGGAATCGGGATGAGCTTCGAGGCCGCGCTGTTACCGCGGTTCCTCGAGGA from Natronorubrum tibetense GA33 encodes:
- a CDS encoding NAD(P)/FAD-dependent oxidoreductase gives rise to the protein MSTTDGELEHVVIVGAGIAGCHTARNLAADHEVTVIDRTGVAAEATGLSAGIVAPTLFYSDVPDIARHANAFFREFDGTHGFEFTRRDRIDVMTDDEVADARALAQRLADEGFPVSFLGTEEVTERYSEFDFDEFAGAVLYEDTGWVDPYTYATALQSAAEDRGAEFRLDSEVTDIDVENGTVVSVETDMGRVDADAVVIAAGWRTRDLLPDGVDVPIRPYRTQVIVLEPDEPLTEQFPLGRIKSEHLYFRPEHNGDLLVGGGHHPLETPASASKDADESFRLEIADSVPEFIDGFGDAGFVNGWAGIDAASPDTRPIVDAPENAPTGVLVATGFNGLGIMTSPVVGPTVRQRLTGTDAGFPIEPFAADRFERIDTSFEYVSTSEI
- a CDS encoding NAD(P)/FAD-dependent oxidoreductase, yielding MAKRVGIVGGGVYGLSIAYYLSEFGDDDLEITAFERGALASETTGYSAGIVRHHYTNRVQIETAIRGRELLEGFESVAGGDGGFRQNGYLVLTDADGVDEFRALVDRQRRAGLEVDLVEATDLESFLPGIDPAGVALGAYEPQAGFADPYLVATDYATGARENGVEIRTATPVTDLVTDGTAVTAVETSEGREPVDIVVNAAGPWGREIASMAGVDVPLEWYESKVAVLRGDEPYGVETPTLSDHSESPDMYLKPEPGGDVLVGGIDRPPVDRAAGLQGVDESFLRAVGDRLDSRLPTFADAAVVDSWSGVISVTPDSHQIVGVPTGVDNLYNALGGSGHGFKEAPAFGESIALSILGEDPRIDLEAYRLERFADGDALSGVSEKSYGGDE
- a CDS encoding MFS transporter gives rise to the protein MIRWRYRDTVLALCTLAFFVTMFGRLAISPVVPAITDEFGVSNAVIGASLTGMWLAYGLAQFPSGVLGDRYGERGIILVALGGTAVACLLIAVAPLFSLFVLATVVLGAVAGLHYSVATTLLSRIHDNVGIAIGIHNSGATVAGLIAPVAVAWVGVTYGWRPAVAVTAAVGIPAFVLFALSVRPTEPRRSDLPLRERFKLRSLLELLSRPVIAFTLFVAIVGEFVWQGSASFLPVFLIEHRGYSTTVAATGFSAYFVAQGIAQVGVGAASDRFGRDRATASCLLVGAVGLVVLVSGPGLVGAALGVILLGIGMSFEAALLPRFLEELGAAERGAGFGLVRTVYVITASLGSVVVGLVADLFGWGVSFAFLAGLLTLAVAAFVVNWTLGLDL